A window of Temnothorax longispinosus isolate EJ_2023e unplaced genomic scaffold, Tlon_JGU_v1 HiC_scaffold_886, whole genome shotgun sequence genomic DNA:
TCCAATGTTTTCGGTAATGGAGGGATGAGTAATTCTGTGTAAAGTGTCAGTCGATTTATAGTGAAAGTAACGAAAAGTAATGGAGAAAAACGCAGAACAAATTATAGCGTCATTTACAGTGTtactcgaaattttaaatatgcagCAAAAAGCCAGGAAAAAACGGCTGAGGAATATGATGAAACGTATGAGgataaaattgagaaaattatgCCTTCAACAGAGGAATGAATTATTTGTACAATGGAGTCAAATGACCGATCCGATATCACCGACCCTTACTTTAGATGGTATTCAATACCGAAGAAGAATGTGGACCAAAAAGAGGAGTAATGATTTTTGGCAAAGAATTGTAGGAGAGCATTTTACTCTGTCAGAATGGCTGGCCACTTTTCGAATGTCGAAAGAAACTTTCACAATGCTTTGCGATATTATTCGAACTGTACTAGAACCCAAACCACTTTTCCTGGTATCCAGACAGCCTTTATCTGTCGAAAAACAGGTCGCAATAGCTCTGTATAAATTAGCAAGTTGTGCCGAGTACAGAGTCGTTGGTGATGTGATGGGTGTTCACAAATCGACAGTTCGAAAGTGCTTATTTAGAGTGACCATGGCCATCAACAATGTCATGGTACaagaaaacatatttatgCCTTCTGAAGATGAAGCCCAGTTCATATCTctccaatttaaaaaaagaagcttTATTCCACAATTGATTGGGTGTATTGACGGAACACACATCCCAATTACCGCACCACATGAAGGTTATCGAGACTTTGTGAATAGAAAAGGATGGACATCATATAATGTAATGGCTGTTGTCGACCACAATGGAAGGTAAGCGTGAAAAACTGAGCTTGGAAAATACCgaaatctaaaattattaaattatctgtTATATTAGGTTCAGAAATGTTGTAATAAAACATCCTGGGAGTGTGCACGATGCTGCCGTATTCAAGGATAGTAGCATATACAAGAATGCACAGACCATTATTCCTCAggtaaatgttaaattattttgtttgacGTAAGTttgattgtatttttatatgtaatactaatataatatatgaattgTAGACATCTAAAAACATCGACGGTGTGGATATACCGTACATGATTGTAGGTGACCCAGCTTATCCTATGTTATCGTGGCTCATCAAAGGCTATTCAGGCACGTTATCAGCAGAAGAAGAGTCTTTTAATGTGTATTTGAACTCTGCACGAGTTTCAGTGGAAATGGCATTCGGTCGGTTAAAAGCTAGATGGagaattttatgcaaaaaaatggATTGTGCTTATACGTTTTGTCCACAAATCATTCTTGCTTGTTGCACGTTGCACAATTTTGTAGAAAGTCACAAGGAACGGTTTTTTCCTGAATGGTTAGACGAAGTGTCCAACAGTGATCAGTTGTTTCCTCAACCAATAGCTGT
This region includes:
- the LOC139825078 gene encoding uncharacterized protein, which produces MEKNAEQIIASFTVLLEILNMQQKARKKRLRNMMKRMRIKLRKLCLQQRNELFVQWSQMTDPISPTLTLDGIQYRRRMWTKKRSNDFWQRIVGEHFTLSEWLATFRMSKETFTMLCDIIRTVLEPKPLFLVSRQPLSVEKQVAIALYKLASCAEYRVVGDVMGVHKSTVRKCLFRVTMAINNVMVQENIFMPSEDEAQFISLQFKKRSFIPQLIGCIDGTHIPITAPHEGYRDFVNRKGWTSYNVMAVVDHNGRFRNVVIKHPGSVHDAAVFKDSSIYKNAQTIIPQTSKNIDGVDIPYMIVGDPAYPMLSWLIKGYSGTLSAEEESFNVYLNSARVSVEMAFGRLKARWRILCKKMDCAYTFCPQIILACCTLHNFVESHKERFFPEWLDEVSNSDQLFPQPIAVQNRNRDCVPGIAVRNHLKQYLAASYPLRKALIR